The genomic stretch aatccaaatccaaattATGCCATTAGCCCAAACACCATATTTGGGCTAAATCCGGAATTGCAAATGCAATACCTGTTTCCAAACAGGCCATAATCGAATTTAGAATTCaaaactaatttagtaattttcAATTAGCCAGAAACTCCCATGTTTACTAATAGTGTGAATGGTGTTGATACTACTTTTACGAACAACAACAACTGGAATTGAGTCGGATCGAACCGAACCATAAACAAGTGAAGAGAAACAAACCTGATTAAGATCATCGCTGGGAGCCGGATATGTGAGTTCGACTGATGGCCGGTGGCGCAAGGAAGGCGGCGGACGGGTGGTGGATGGTGGCAGACGGGTTAGAGTAAGAtaagaaaagaataaatgaaagagagagaaagagagatggTGTAAGGGTATTAAAATAAATTCATTGAAATATAAGGGGTATTATGGTCATGTACGTCCATGATTGAGTAAAACACGTAcatgaatgagcaccaccctTTTTTTATaccatatttttttttaatttttctgaTTTGGGAAGATAATATTCTCACTTTTTCCTCTTTAACATTATTAATACACTATACACTCGACGTTATTAGTTGTATGTAATCAAATGAAATCGATTCATTGACGCTATTATCCGTTTAAAAGAATAAACGTATGAATGAatgtacaatttttttttaaccAAAGTAAACTTTATAACTTTATATGATAACGGTTTTTCTAActgggcataggataagaaaccaaAATAGAAAAGAATTAAATGCTATTTTTATGGGAAATGGTATGATAATAAATTGTTGGTGTAGAAAATTTAGAAGATATGGTCATATGAACAAAGATTTtgttaattataatattatttttaattatggtaaatatataataataattattaaacAAATAACAAAACTAATAAACTTCTAAAACTTTCCTTCTACGGTAGAAAATTGTCCATGCAAATATCTCCCAAATTCCTTCCATGATTAATAATAGATTCACTTCACATGTTGAAATTTGATTGGTGGTGTATAGAATCTTCTATACACCAAGTGTAATCGTAGCATCTTCCCTCAAAATACATAGTTATTTATAAAAGTATTCCTTACATTCACAAACTAAAATCACACATATAGCATAGACCAAAATCATGTGTCTACCTCTTCTAGTAATATGACAAGGGCCTAGTAGATGAAAATGAAAGTGGCACTCCGtaatatatacttcctccattcaactccactctaccagtTTGCTTTTTCAcatttgccaacgcgtgttttacgcgctaaatatcgtttGCGTCCCTTGGTGTAAAGTACTCTGTTGAGGATACAGTGTTGAACGAGGTGAACGACGTCTTGGCTCGAGAATGTGGGTACGTGTGATGTTACTCATGTCTCAATCTATATTCTTTATGTATGTGGGGGCTACTGCAAACGCTTACTTTTGCTCTTTGGGACCTGGTGGAGTGGTGGGTGCACCGTGCGCATTAGCGGGGTCATGTAAGGGACTATGTGAGCCACCATACATTGTTGAGTTGAACGTTGCGAACTTGGGTCCCAGCCTTTCGCTGCTGCTCTGTTGTCTTAGAAACAAAAACTCGAGGATGATGGAAACCAAGCTCAATTTTCTTATGCTAACCAAACAATGTAGCTCCGATAAAAATTTTATTTAAATGAAATTAAAGTTTATAAGAGTTTCATTTCATGCACATCTGCACAAACTAGTAGCACCAAGTAATTTCTATAAAGTTGCCATATAAAATTTCCTCAGGGAGTTGACTTTTGACTAGGTTAGTTTGGGTCAAAGTACCTGTGTTCTGGCGGCTGAAAATTCCGAAGTTTTGGTTAAAATTTTCCAGTTTTTTTCAAGGTAGTCCGCCCCCGCTGACGTGGCTCCGTTACTGAGATAGGCTCTAATGGGTCTAAATAGGCTGATAATTGGTAACCCCTAACTGACGGAGCGAGTAAATGGGTACCCGCAGAGTGGTGGGTCGGGTATAGTTGTTATTTTTCAAAAGTTTCACCCATCACGGCCTCACGGAGTCACGGGTCTTTAGGCGCGTGTGGACACTCGTTTTGGATTATTCCATTGCtatatttcattacatgattgtAATTGAAGTGTTCACATTGCATATTCTCTATAACTCTATAAGCTGTGTCAAAGTCAACGAGATTGATTACGAAGTGAGCTTCCTTCAATACTCCATATGCCAATAGTATGGGAACGGAACAACCTGTAATACGTATGTAGAGTATGTATTATGTATATCATAATTGATCCAGCTCATAGCTTAGTTGGACAAAGAGATGAGAAACGGTTAACTAAACCAATCCGTCTCATTGTatacggacactatccgtctaaagctgtagacGGATAGTGGCCTTTTTACAAAATGCAAGTGGGGGTATTCATTTCCCACCCATTTGCACTATCCACTCTCATTTTGTGAGATAGACAATATTCGTTTACAGCTTcaaacggatagtgtccgtctaaagtgagaatttgtgtaacTAAACATAGTAGATTGATTAGTAGTCAATATTTTATTACGACCAGAAAAAAAATTGATTGGGTAGACGACTGataatattaaaataataataataaaaaatgaacGAGGAAGGTAAATTATATCCTACTCCCATGAGTAGGGAGTAGGATACTCTCATCATTTAGTTATTGAAAAAccactaggtttgtgacccgtgaaattcacgggtttatctgttttagttttgatatttttattgtattgttaatatttgttcgagcaattagttgttgatccatttaaaaatatacaatctacaaaaatacaaattcaaataggttgatcgagaaagcataatagtaaaattacacaacaatatacgcttaataacaaatttaaagaaaaatattataagatctccattttgagatcaacgatacttaaaaaagtaaagtaaattttatagaaaaacaatcgaaaggtgggagttggagaaaacttaaattggaagaggaaatgacataattaaaatgattaattagtcatgatggttcaaaaagtaaattgtggaattttaaagatttttcattcaattatttttacttatttattgaccattaattatgagattaggttttttttaggaaattgggagagtaagttttatgtattattcatgttttgacaaaaacaaaacacataaatttaaaaacatacgaagtagaattaagaaatcatactatttaatatttacgcaaaggttcactttcgcttcctttcattacatgccttgataatagttcatataaaatgaaaaagaaaaatatatgttagagatgattatactcgtgaattcaaaaatacaaattcaaataggttgatcggaaaagtataatagtaaaattacaccacaatatacgtttaataacaaattaaaagaaatattataagacttctattttgagatcaataatcatccattacttatcagtttctaccttacgttttttttacctttaattttacctaAGTTTTGTGCCTTTTGTTTTCTTCTCTCTTCAGATTACCCAtgtgatggtttgccttatctgcattcacatacgtttcatggtgttttaaaatttataaaaaatacattgatcaaaagataaaacatcagcctggcaaaaacttgacaaatgaatcaaaacattgtcacatgtaagtcacttaaattaaaccaactgaaaacatgaattcaaatataaagcaaacgattcataaaaccaacaacataacaaattaaaatatactttattggacgacaacaacaacaacaacaacaacaacaacaacaacaacaacaacaacaacaacaacaacaacaacaacaacaacaacaacaacaacaacaacaacaacaacaacaacaacaacaacaacaacaacaacaacaacaacaacaacaacaacaacaacaacaacaacaacaacaacaacaacaacaacaacaacaacaacaacaacaacaacaacaacaacaacaacaacaacaacaacaacaacaacaacaacaacaacaacaacaacaacaacaacaacaacaacaacaacaacaacaacaacaacaacaacaacaacaacaacaacaacaacaacaacaacaacaacaacaacaacaacaacaacaacaacaacaacaacaacaacaacaacaacaacaacaacaacaacaatcaatataatcaaataaataaattaaaccataaaatacaattCACAACTTAGAAGCTCATGACAAATGGGCAtcttttaaataaataaagtgaatagaaactattataggtattataggttttatagtcattacacaaccataaattcccatattttaatttaatttttaatttattttgcggtattattaaattagataattgattgccgaggacctcaagagatgaattaaataggaaaaaatgttaatgaaaattatgggtgttgagtaatataaggagttttaataaaattattaacatagtatattacaaaaattaattaaataggaaaaacttctaattaatttggtgtgtgttaagtattatgaagagttttaatcaatttattaccatgtttaatttaaaaaaaaattaaatagaaaaatgttaataatggtggatgttcagtaatatgaagaggtttaattaatttattaacaggttttattacaaaaattttaaaaacaatgaattaaataggaaaatgttaataatggtgagtgtttagtaataagaagaggtttaattaattccttaacatgttttattaccaaaatttcaattaaaattttaattttaattataaattatgaaatttattaacatgttttattacaaaaattataattaaaatgtcaatattaattataaattatgaaatttgatataaatttgtaagggttatataaattttggaagacaatatatttaatatacaaaaataatttaagaataatgataatatcctttaatattatagatataagtgaattaaattaatttatagataaatgatttaaattaatgtcatgcaataataaattgataatccatgttacattaaaaatatgcaacatcacatttaaatatgccatgtcacattaaattttaatctaggtggatttttggatcctacgtggctttgtctaggtggcgtttatttgtcattttagggtagccttttaattatattttatagataaaATCAAAACTTAAAacctttaaaatttaaatttgatacatttgaaaaatataaaaatttgtaCCACAATTTATAATTTTCGTTCCTCTATAAATAGAGATCACTTTTGATTTATTTTGGGGTTTATTTTGATTTTACTCACATATTCACATCACATAATAGACATATTCATAACAATGAGATATTCAAATCACATAATTAACATACTCATGAGATATTCATATTACATAATTAGCATATTCACATAGattaaaaattatattcacaaaGTAAAACTCACATACTCACACAACTAATATAGATATTCAAACAATATAACAGATATGTTCACAAATTACTTGTTCATAAGAACAACAAACATTTTATTGAGTTATTCACAGATATTCATTTAACAAAATATACATATTCACacaatttaacatgtgaatatgtCACTTAAATTTTGTGAATATATATTTAAATATTATAAACGAGTTTCAAAATATAGCAAATATGATCTTTTTTTATTGAGTAAAAAATATTATGAACATTagtgattttttattttttaaaattggtagttaaattaaaaataaagtcATTTTAAATATATATGTACCTTTTAATAACTACCCACTAATTACATTACAATTAAAAAAAACTGATGGGAGTACCATGCACCATACTCTTGGGTGCATGGTATAAGAATTGAGGTAGTAGTGGACAGGTGGGGATAAAATGTGCAATTCTTATATCCTACACCCATGTGTAGGATACTACATACTCCCTCCAACCCCACTCCATGacactattatattcattttaagtttagtgaatatgacaataTTGTTTAATGAATATGTGCTTTAAAGTGCGATATTCACAATAGaacactatcatattcactttcagtttagtgaatatgaccgtgtagtttgatgaatatgtattatAGGGTGTGATATTCATCTGATGGTTCTATTATATTAATTTCATACCAAAATCGCATAATACAAAATAATTCaaggaaaaaaaaattatgtgatatgatatgaatatgtcaattacgttatgtgaatatgtgaggaaaaataaaataaataacaaaatatatCAAATATGATCTCAATTTGTAGAGgaataaaaattatgaataataataatatattttttattattttctaatttattaaatttacaatttatttattataagaaaaaaattaagaaaaggGAGTACCATGCACCATACACCTAGGTGCCTGGAATAATTTACCTAaaatgtgtgtgtatatatatagaggcgtGCAGGAGTTGTGGGAGTATGAAAACAATACTACTATAAAATTAGAGTTAGAAATAAATCACCATTTTCCAAAAGAAGCGTTGCATACAGGATGGATCCGGCGTTGAGGAACGCGGCTTTTGTAGAACATTGGCTAGAGAACCTACCGAATACTTCCTCGGTCTAGACAGTGGGAGAAAGTGCATCTTCCACCATAGCGCATGGTTTGGCAGGGTGGAGTTTATGAAGGAAGCTATGAATATTCTACCCCCAAATATCCTAAAACAATTCCTCCACATCAGAGATGTAAATTCGTATACCGTGCTTCACACAGCGGCTTTGAAGGGCAGGTTCTCGGTGATCAAGTGTATTAGAGGAATGTACGAATCATTGTCGTGGGATGACGACGACGAGGATCACGTCAAGCCTTGGTTAGTTGACTGAGTTTCGTAACCAGAGTTTTCACATGGATCATTGTGGTGGGATGACGCCGTTGACCTTATGCTTGGCACAAgatgagttggatgaggatgCCAACACCCCGCTCTACTATGAGGAATGTGCGATGGAGATAATGTTGATGGATCCCGAACTAGTGAGCTGCACCATTGCTGATGAGGATGGCTACACCCCGCTCTACTATGCCGTCAAAGAGGGTTACAATCGTGTTGCTGAGAAGATTTTGATGTCTTCTCAACCTGCCACTTCTATTGTCGGCTCCTCAGATCTCTTGGAACTTGTTAGTCTTGCTACTAATTGCACAGGTCACTACTACTCTTCCTTTATCTACCCCCTTCATTCACTGATTCACCTACTCCCTACTCCCTACTCCCTACCCATTTCCATTAATTTGCATAGGTCAAGTTTGTTTCGGCTCAAGCGAGTCGGGTTATTTCGGGCCGGGTCAATGATTAAGAGGAAAAAAAGGCATTTCAAGTTTTTTGGGCTAATAAAAGTTATGTTTTGTCTGGTCATTTTCGGGTTGTGTGGTTTCAGATCAGGTAATTTCGGGTCAGGTCTGTTACGGGTCCacgaaagctcgggtcattttcgagtcgggtcgggtcaattcgggttttgggTGTCATTCGGGTACGACAGTTTGAGTCGATCTCGagtctcgggtcagccttttcgggctgggtcgggttgattttgccaggtctactcttAGTGGGTGTTTGGCCTAACTTTTCAAAGTGTTTTTGGAAttaaaaacactttttggccaaaactatcatatactccctcctattcagggttttcttccctttgtttgtTGGCACGAGTATTAAGGCgaggaataaaataagagtaaaagagttgggtggggttggTGATGGGAGAGATGGAGgaataattaggagttaaataaggaattgtggggccaaaacattaagaaaagtaataaaatatgggtaaaagagttgggtgggttTGGTGATAAGAGTgaagaatgaataaaataagactaaaagtttccaaaataagaaacggaaagaaaacctgaataatccgttttaggaaatagggaagaaaatagtgaataggagggagtatatttaaAAGTTATTAATAAATTCTCAAAATCTCAAATGTCACCTTTTTGCCCATAAAAATAGAAGCATCAATTTGGTGCTTCTACATTGAGTTTTTgatcaaaaactaccttatatttaggggtatttgtaaaaaaactACCTTATACTTCGTATTATTTTTGTTGCTTttaactacctttgttttctttattttttgtcATTAACTACCTGTGTTGAAAATTTGACGAGATTTGATCAGTTTAGCGACATTAACGTATCTCTCATGACTTTGTTAACATCAGACAACAATTACCAACTACGACCAAACTGTAATTTAACTTCAGACAAGCAAAAGTTATgtttacatatatcaacaacaacTACAAATATTCACTAAAGTTAAGCGTAAGTACATTTTGACTTCCTAAAATCGGATCTATGCAAGATTAAAGTAAGAAAGGACTCTTGTGAGATCAGTTAATGCTGTAAAACTGACCAAATATGTCTAGAATCTTGGTGCAGGTAGTTATTAACccaaaacaaagaaaataaaggtagttaaaaacaaaaaaaaataatgtaaggtattatttttacaaatacccttAATTATAAGGTAATTTTTGACAAAAAAATCCTTCTGCTTTTAAAAAACTACTTTTAAAAAATTAAGCTTAAAAGTAGAAACTCATTTTTATCACACACATTATTATTTAAAAGCTAAAAAAAAGTGTTTTTGGAATcgaaaatacttttttttttttgaggaaaagaTGCCCGAAGGCATTACTTTATTAACGATTGATCAAACAAAACAGCAGCGTTAGCCGTTGAAGGCAATACAGAAGACCAAACATGCCTACCAACTGCTCTAGGAACTAAATGTGCTAAAGCGTGAGCTACACAATTGTTTAAACGACTCGTATGTGACCATCTAACCGACTGAAAATGAGAAGCTAAAACAAAAATGTCCTCAATAATATTGTAAAACACACTTCGGCCTTGTTTTCGCGAACGCAGAGCTTCAACCACGATAAGACTATCACTTTCCACTTCCACCTTGTTCACGCCCTTCCGAGCTGCTTCTTCCAGACCATCGAGCACGGCCATAGCTTCCGCTTCATCCACCTCCCAACTTTCATCTCGTATCACGGACAAGCCCCACAACACATTATTATTTAAAAACTAAAAAAAAGTTCTGAAAAACCATATTTTTGGCTTTTTGCCCATAAAAATAGAAGCACCAAATTGctgcttttgaaaaacacttttagAAAATTgcttgaaaaacaaaaacttATTTTCTacaagttaggccaaacatattCTAAGAAAAACATGCTCTTACTCCAACCATGAATTTAAGGGGTTTGATTCTCACCGTAACATAAATGCGCTCATTTGAACCAAAAAAAATAAACACATTTCTAAGTCTCTAACATTGTAATAACAGATCATGTAGTGAGGTTGCTGTTCCAAAAACTTGGAGATTGGTTTGACCTGATTGACGACAGAGGATTCACAATAGTTCATCAATGGGCCAAGGATGGAGAGGCAAGGCCGTGTAAAATACTTTTAGAGGGAGATGATATTGCTGAGGTGAAGACCAAAGTCTATAAGGAAATGATTATTATATTCGACACTCCATTGCACATAGACGCGAGGAATGAGGAATGTGAAGTAGGGAAAATCTTGATACGCGGCTATCAGCAAAAAGTGAGTCTAGGCGAGGAGATAAGCCAAGACAAAGTGGCTGCAGAGTGTCCTCCTTGGAAAATACAGAACAAAAATGGAGACACACCGTTACAAGCTGCTTTGTCTTCAAAACATGAAGAACTTGCACTAGAGATCCTGTCAATCGATCCAACGTTGTGTCAGATTCTTAACAACAAGAGTGAAAGTCCCTTCTTTCTCGCCGTCAGGTGTGGCTGTGCACGAGTTGTGGATGAGATCATGAGAATTGATGAACCTCGGTTCAAGATGCTTCGTCGCAATGACGGAACCACTGTACTTCATTATTTATCTACTCTTCCAGGTATGGTTTTTTACTTTTATACACTAGCTTGTATAAAAATGGTTCGCCTGCCAAGCCTTCCTGCTTCGGTTGGAAAGAACTAATATACGTTTATATCACGAGCACAGAGAAAACATGCCGAATGTTGCTTAGTAAATATTGGTGGATCATCAACTTggaagatgatcagggaaagatGGCCCTTGACTATGCCAAACGTGAAAACATTCCTTGGCACTTCTACTTGATGATGAGGTCCAGCGGACAATCAAAGACGATAATGGCACAACTGCCATGGATTTACTCGCCAAGCTTTGTGAGGAAAATGAAGACTGGGTATGTTTAAACAACCTAATTTCTATGGTTACATTTTGATGAAAAAAATTGGGTAAGCTGAAAATGACGATGTTTGATACAACTTGCAGGACAAAATGTGCAAGCTAATAAATGTGAATCCAAACCTGAAAACATCATTTATTCAACAAGGGACCAATTTGGACCAAATGAGAAACACCCTCTCAGTTGTTGCTGCGCTTTTAGCAACAATTACATTCGCGGCAGGATTCACTCTTCCTGGTGGCATCAACAGTGATACAGGGGAAGCAGTTCTCGCAAAGAAAGCAGCTTTCTTAGTATATTTATTGGCTGATGTATATGCAATGTGTACTTCCATATTAGTCTCTTTTGCTTGACATGGTCTATGGTTATGGATAATGAACCTGACGTGGCTCGATTATTGGTCGACCGTAGTATGTTCATACTAATGCAGTCCTTATATGCAACCTTGTTAGCTTTATGACTGGCATCTTCACTGTTATACAACACAGTTCCTTATGGGCGGCCATAGTTATCTTCGTCATGTGTTCAGTCATTGGAATCGCGGTAAATAAGTCCATTTTACATTGGGTGATTTCCAAATTAATTCCTGCTACAAGTCGGGAAAAGCAATATCAAACACCGGCGAACGAAGAGGTAACTCATTTAGCCCATTCTTTCACTTTTATATCattcttctttaattatataaTCTTAAGTAAAATTTTCAATCTCTTCTCTTCTTCGGTAATCCTAGTCATTAGATCACTTATTACATAGATTTGTACATTGTGTTATTACATAGATTTATACATTGTGTTATGCCATAATCTTTGGAAGATATTGGAAATTATAATCAGGGCCGTCTGAGAGATTTCGGTGGCCCTGTGCGAAATCCCCGAACAGGGGccctaataaacacaaattttcaTTGAGGACGGGCACTATCCGTCGCAAGATGAATACGGATAATgcccctctcacaatatgcaagtggcGCTATCCACATagtatatttttcacgattagacaaaaaaaaaatctaagtcACGACCTTAATCATTACCAAAATACTTGGAATGTTGTTTAAAGAGTAAATGGTTAAACCACATGATCGACAAATAAAttatcaaaaacaaaaaaaattccgCAAATTCTTGTCTCAAATGGTCTATTCCGCATTTATGcatttttttgtaaatattaacaCTCGGCTTTTGTTCTTCTGGAACAGTCTTATATTATAGGACGGTCatataaaaagaaaaagaaaaagaaaacactATCAAATACACAATTAGTGAGAAAATATATTCAGGAATTAAAAAAAATGGACCACTGCGGAAAAGAGGAACAAAGTGGGGCCCGTGACTAGAAAATTTACCAAAAAATGCGTAACTGCGGAATCGAACAAGGGTATTTGCTGTGGCATTTTAACTGCCTGCCACTTCGCCATAAACATAAATATTGTCCGTGTATGTATTGAGTAACTTTTATTTTTAGGCCTTAAACATAATTGGGCGCCAAAATCTGGAGGCCCTGTTCGGCCGCGCGGGTTATACATCCCTTGGGCCGGCCCtgattataattaattaatttactctTTTGATAGGAAATGGAGATCATAATTGCGAAAGACGAAGAGAAGACAATCAAGTAGATTACTGTACTTGCAATTTTCTCTACAAAACGAATCCTtgttactccctcccattcactgGATTCATGGAGGAGGGCCGAGGGGGTGGTCGGTCGGGGTTGAGATTTGAGTTAGATTTAATTTTCTGTTTGTTGTGTGTGTGACATGAGATGGGCAAAGTTGGAATAAGTCGAAAATTTGTGATTGGGTATCTACATTCCAACTTGTATAAAGAATCACTTCATTTAAATTTTCTTGGTTGTAAGTGATGAACCAGTTTTTATGGTGTTTGAGTGTTTCCGCCATCATGGCTTTGAATTAAACTCAGGTTAGTTATGTAATCATTTTCAATATATTTGGTGATAATATTGATTGATATACTTTACTTACCACTGTTATTCTTAAGAAGTGTAATTTTATACAATGAAACTTCATGTAATCATGTACTCCCTACAGGCCCAGCCCTAGGGGGTGTCATGAGTGGCATTTGTCTAGGGCCCAACCTTGGAAGGGGCCTAATATCGAAAAAAAAAACCTCAAAACTCAGAAATCTGCCTCAGTGCCCTGTTCCTAGGTATGTAATCTTCAATTTCTGTACAATCAATTTTCTCAAAATCTTATCCATTTCACCATCTTCTTTGTCTTCAATTCATTTGTACACAATCAATTTTCTTCAATTCCAAAGCAAACCCATTTCATATTTTCCATTAATTTGGCTAATTCTTACGCTAGACAGTGACAAAAGAATAAAAGGGGGCGACCTAAGAAGATGCGATTGATGATCGGAATGGTGGTGTCGAACCGTCGACTATAGAGGAAGTGGTGGCGGAAGAGGCAGGAGTTTAATGGGGGTTTTGTGCTACGGCCACGGGTTCCGAAAAATTAGGATCCATATCCTACCAATCAGGGTCCGGATCCGCGGATCTAGATAGGGTCCAGGATCCGTTGCCATCTTTATCTTACCAATTGTGTATTGTGTTTGTCTAGTGTTAGTAGGGATGACAATGGACCGGATCTGGGTAGGGTCCGATAGGATCTAGATCCATATCCGCCACACCAACGTTGGATCCATATCCGACCTATATCCGGAGGATCCAAATTTTCTAGATCCATATCCAGATCCATTTTCAAATAAGTGGATCCATATCCAACCCATATCCATGGGATCCGAAAAATTAGGATCTATATCCTACCCATCAGGGTTCGGATCCGCGAATCTAAACAGGGTCCAGGATCCGTTGTACTAATTGTGAGTTTGAGACGGTCCAACCAGTTAACAGAGATTCTCACGGTGTTAGCTTGTTTGCTGGAAATTAGGAGAATTATCT from Silene latifolia isolate original U9 population chromosome 5, ASM4854445v1, whole genome shotgun sequence encodes the following:
- the LOC141656015 gene encoding uncharacterized protein LOC141656015; this encodes MDHCGGMTPLTLCLAQDELDEDANTPLYYEECAMEIMLMDPELVSCTIADEDGYTPLYYAVKEGYNRVAEKILMSSQPATSIVGSSDLLELVSLATNCTDHVVRLLFQKLGDWFDLIDDRGFTIVHQWAKDGEARPCKILLEGDDIAEVKTKVYKEMIIIFDTPLHIDARNEECEVGKILIRGYQQKVSLGEEISQDKVAAECPPWKIQNKNGDTPLQAALSSKHEELALEILSIDPTLCQILNNKSESPFFLAVRCGCARVVDEIMRIDEPRFKMLRRNDGTTVLHYLSTLPEKTCRMLLSKYWWIINLEDDQGKMALDYAKRENIPWHFYLMMRSSGQSKTIMAQLPWIYSPSFVRKMKTGTKCAS